One genomic region from Sphingobacterium sp. UGAL515B_05 encodes:
- the mobB gene encoding conjugal transfer protein MobB translates to MIAKIGRGSNMYGALNYNLSKVHQNAGTILHLNNMFETPSGEYTTTQLLSSFIANLAANKKTEKTAIHISLNPDPIDILSDENYVRIAKEYMGKMGYGDQPYVVFRHNDIDRSHIHIVSTTVDKNGIKISDVFEKKRSMEICRNIEKKYNLARADEKECFNESLTFQPVDHTKGNIKSQLAAVVRYLPNYYYFQSLGSYNALLSLFNIAVESTKKEYSGEFKEGLVYFALDKNGEKVTNPFKASLFGKEAGLIALQTHFIKSKELAAETKEKSKNIIAQAISIARNEKDFKEYLIDHGINVVIRRNDQGRLYGISFIDHNSRNVFNGSHLGKGFSANSFNALFSSSQSPKVVEYIEGSQKKDTSTQSRSANHSLHPLFDFMINNGSVFSDWGLLDQLLLHGMTEDPEEHLFEFNMKKKRKRKR, encoded by the coding sequence ATGATTGCAAAAATAGGTCGCGGGTCAAATATGTATGGTGCTTTAAATTATAACCTCTCCAAGGTTCATCAAAATGCTGGTACAATTTTACACCTCAACAATATGTTCGAAACTCCTAGTGGCGAATATACGACTACACAGCTACTATCCTCATTCATTGCCAATTTAGCTGCAAATAAAAAAACAGAAAAGACAGCAATCCATATCTCGCTAAATCCTGATCCAATTGATATCCTATCAGATGAAAATTATGTCAGAATTGCAAAGGAATATATGGGAAAAATGGGCTATGGCGATCAACCTTATGTTGTATTTAGGCATAATGATATCGACCGCAGCCACATCCATATTGTTTCAACAACAGTGGACAAAAATGGAATCAAAATATCCGATGTTTTTGAGAAGAAAAGATCAATGGAAATCTGTCGCAATATTGAAAAAAAGTATAATTTAGCACGTGCCGACGAAAAGGAATGTTTTAATGAAAGTCTTACTTTCCAACCAGTAGATCATACGAAAGGCAATATTAAAAGCCAACTTGCGGCTGTTGTAAGATACCTGCCTAACTACTATTATTTTCAAAGCCTTGGCAGTTATAATGCGTTGCTATCGCTATTTAATATCGCCGTCGAATCCACGAAAAAGGAATATAGTGGTGAATTTAAGGAAGGTTTAGTATATTTCGCATTGGATAAAAATGGGGAAAAGGTGACCAATCCCTTCAAAGCGTCCCTTTTCGGGAAAGAAGCAGGGCTCATAGCACTTCAAACACATTTTATAAAAAGTAAAGAACTTGCTGCAGAAACTAAAGAAAAAAGCAAAAATATCATTGCGCAAGCCATTAGTATAGCCCGAAATGAAAAGGACTTTAAAGAGTATTTAATAGACCATGGGATCAATGTAGTGATCCGAAGAAATGATCAAGGCAGATTATATGGAATTAGCTTTATAGATCATAATTCGCGCAACGTATTCAATGGCTCTCATCTTGGTAAGGGATTTTCGGCAAATTCATTCAATGCGCTGTTTTCAAGTAGCCAAAGTCCTAAGGTAGTAGAATATATAGAAGGTTCACAAAAAAAAGATACTTCAACGCAATCAAGATCGGCTAACCATTCGCTCCATCCACTATTCGACTTTATGATAAATAACGGATCTGTTTTTAGTGATTGGGGACTACTTGATCAGCTTCTACTTCATGGGATGACAGAAGATCCAGAAGAACATCTATTTGAGTTTAACATGAAAAAAAAGAGAAAGCGCAAAAGATAA
- the mobA gene encoding conjugal transfer protein MobA, with product MTANHKGGRKPKMDKATHRYVFRLTDEENARFLSLFEQSRLDNKAKFIVSLLFERKINSVIIDKSTIDYCTKLSQFFAQFRAIGVNYNQIVKILHTNFSDKKTVHYLGKLEQHTRDLAGICREVLLLSKKFEAEYLIKKEKL from the coding sequence ATGACAGCGAATCATAAAGGAGGTCGAAAACCTAAAATGGACAAAGCTACCCACCGATACGTATTCCGTCTTACGGACGAAGAAAACGCCAGATTTCTCTCATTATTTGAGCAATCAAGACTTGATAATAAAGCTAAATTTATTGTTTCGCTATTGTTTGAAAGGAAGATAAATTCAGTTATTATAGATAAGAGCACCATTGATTACTGTACAAAATTATCGCAATTTTTTGCACAGTTCCGTGCAATTGGAGTCAATTACAATCAGATAGTAAAGATCCTGCACACTAATTTTAGCGATAAAAAAACCGTTCATTATCTCGGAAAGCTTGAACAGCACACCAGAGATCTGGCCGGGATCTGCCGCGAAGTTTTACTGCTCAGCAAAAAGTTTGAAGCTGAATATCTCATTAAAAAAGAAAAACTATGA